The Bombus terrestris chromosome 16, iyBomTerr1.2, whole genome shotgun sequence genome includes a region encoding these proteins:
- the LOC100647760 gene encoding pre-rRNA-processing protein TSR1 homolog: MRLIVGLYPWQAVRFIIKIFRLQEYIVSNKMGTTKQEVHRPGAFKQVNKPHKTGRHRSKGSISSEVKGKVGVKVLSKRATKSLGKRARRLQSSQIRKNKREEVLQQKRNFGGFHSAPILLCIIALQKDVDADNILSVITKADESATIISSPRGTIHLSVPRFKQRFSIVVAPVGNLFATLDIAKIATTVLFVASATNKSDNSPRLEVLDDWGKEIIMPCVAQGLTTPLIALTNVENLHIKKRQDFKSHVQSELCKWLPKEEVFQLSTPIDAFNILRRIGTRKQRTVSYRNNRAQLLGEEAVFKCNENSTELGTLMISGYLKNVPLSVNGLVHIPELGDFQISQIDAPGDPYPVEKKLKKDCNAMDDEPSTRVLARADPGKQESLESENILDPMDAEQTWPTEEELAEAKAQRKKIVKRVPKGTSEYQAAWIPDEDGEELSECSSDESEDEMSVDEAQSETDSGPDAEDEEEYETITVSEVPDERYDENIDMTEEKEAMENLKNAKLDAKFPDEVDTPQDMLAKQRFQKYRGLESFRTSPWDPEENLPTDYARIYKFENFDRTRKRIFKESREIEGAMPGWYITIHVANVRVDAFSSLGNHPLIVFGLLPNEHKMSVLNVTLKHTGQTYSPVKSKAKLIFQCGFRRFTACPIFSQHTNGNKHKYERYFRPENTVVASMYAPITFPPCPVLCYVEKLNKSLELIATGSVLSVNPDRIVVKRVVLSGHTYKVHKRSAVIRFMFFHREDINWFKPVELRTKYGRRGHIKEPLGTHGHMKCVFNGQLKSQDTILMNLYKRVFPKWTYEPLFKNCG, translated from the exons ATGCGCCTTATCGTGGGGTTGTACCCATGGCAAGCAGTTAGatttattataaagatatttcgTTTACAAGAATAtatagtttcaaataaaatggGAACAACAAAACAAGAAGTACATCGACCTGGTGCATTTAAGCAAGTTAATAAACCACATAAAACGGGTAGACATCGTAGTAAAGGATCAATAAGTAGCGAGGTTAAAG GAAAAGTTGGAgtaaaagttttatcgaaacgTGCCACTAAAAGTCTTGGGAAGCGTGCCCGAAGGCTACAATCTTCACAAATTAGAAAAAACAAGAGAGAGGAGGTGTTGCAGCAAAAAAGGAATTTTGGTGGATTCCATTCTGCACCTATTCTTCTATGTATTATTGCATTACAAAAAGATGTAGATGCTGATAATATATTATCAGTAATAACAAAAGCTGACGAGTCTGCGACTATAATTAGTAGTCCACGTGGTACAATACATTTAAG TGTACCTAGGTTCAAGCAACGCTTTTCTATTGTGGTTGCACCAGTTGGAAATTTGTTCGCGACATTGGATATAGCAAAAATAGCTACCACTGTTCTTTTCGTTGCATCCGCAACAAATAAGTCGGACAATAGTCCCAGATTGGAAGTACTTGATGACTGGGGAAAGGAAATTATTATGCCCTGTGTTGCTCAAGGTTTGACAACTCCGCTAATAGCACTTACAAATGTTGAAAATCTTCACATAAAG AAACGTCAAGATTTCAAAAGCCATGTACAATCCGAACTTTGTAAGTGGCTTCCTAAGGAAGAAGTTTTCCAACTAAGTACCCCCATTgatgcttttaatattttacgacGTATTGGTACTAGAAAACAAAGAACAGTATCTTATAGAAACAATAGAGCTCAGTTGTTAGGAGAAGAAGCAGTATTTAAATGTAATGAA AACTCCACAGAGCTTGGAACTCTAATGATCTCTGGGTATCTCAAGAACGTACCATTATCAGTTAATGGTTTAGTTCATATACCTGAATTGGGAGATTTTCAAATCTCTCAAATTGATGCACCTGGTGATCCATATCCAGTGGAGAAAAAGTTGAAGAAAGATTGTAATGCAATGGACGATGAACCATCTACGCGGGTTCTTGCACGCGCAGATCCAGGGAAACAA gAATCTCTCGAAAGTGAAAATATACTTGACCCTATGGATGCTGAACAAACTTGGCCTACAGAAGAGGAATTAGCCGAAGCCAAAgcacaaaggaaaaaaattgtaaagagaGTTCCAAAAGGAACTTCTGAATATCAAGCAGCTTGGATTCCTGATGAGGATGGAG AGGAATTGAGTGAGTGCTCGAGCGATGAATCAGAAGACGAGATGTCTGTCGATGAAGCACAATCTGAAACGGATAGTGGACCAGACGCAGAAGACGAGGAAGAATACGAGACAATTACTGTGTCCGAAGTTCCTGATGAACGATACGATGAGAATATCGATAtgacagaagaaaaagaagcaatgGAAAACTTGAAGA acgCAAAATTAGACGCAAAATTTCCTGACGAAGTAGATACACCTCAAGATATGTTAGCAAAACAGAGGTTTCAGAAATATCGTGGACTTGAATCATTCAGAACAAGTCCGTGGGATCCGGAAGAAAACCTTCCTACTGATTACGCtagaatatataaatttgaaaattttgatagaacacgaaaacgaatatttaaagaatcgcGGGAAATAGAGGGTGCTATG ccTGGTTGGTATATCACAATTCACGTTGCAAATGTACGCGTAGATGCATTTTCTTCATTGGGAAATCATCCATTAATTGTATTTGGTTTATTACCGAACGAGCACAAAATGTCTGTCTTAAATGTGACATTAAAACATACGGGTCAAACATACAGTCCGGTGAAATCTAAAGCAAAATTGATATTTCAATGTGGATTTAGGAGATTCACTGCGTGCCCAATATTTAGTCAACACACAAACGGAAACAAACATAAA tatgAGCGGTATTTTCGTCCAGAGAACACTGTCGTAGCAAGCATGTACGCTCCAATTACTTTTCCACCATGCCCAGTATTATGTTACGTTGAAAAACTGAATAAATCATTG GAATTAATTGCAACCGGAAGTGTATTATCTGTGAATCCAGATAGAATAGTTGTAAAACGTGTTGTTCTTAGCGGTCATACGTACAAAGTGCATAAACGATCAGCAGTTATAAGATTTATGTTCTTTCATCGAGAAGATATAAACTGGTTTAAACCAGTTGAACTACGAACGAAATATGGTCGCAGAGGACATATAAAAGAACCATTGG gtaCTCATGGTCATATGAAATGTGTATTTAATGGTCAACTGAAGTCGCAGGACacgattttaatgaatttatacaAAAGAGTATTCCCAAAATGGACATATGAACCTTTGTTCAAAAATTGTGGTTAA
- the LOC100643186 gene encoding pre-rRNA-processing protein TSR1 homolog: MGTTKQEVHRPGAFKQVNKPHKTGRHRSKGSISSEVKGKVGVKVLSKRATKSLGKRARRLQSSQIRKNKREEVLQQKRNFGGFHSAPILLCIIALQKDVDADNILSVITKADESATIISSPRGTIHLSVPRFKQRFSIVVAPVGNLFATLDIAKIATTVLFVASATNKSDNSPRLEVLDDWGKEIIMPCVAQGLTTPLIALTNVENLHIKKRQDFKSHVQSELCKWLPKEEVFQLSTPIDAFNILRRIGTRKQRTVSYRNNRAQLLGEEAVFKCNENSTELGTLMISGYLKNVPLSVNGLVHIPELGDFQISQIDAPGDPYPVEKKLKKDCNAMDDEPSTRVLARADPGKQESLESENILDPMDAEQTWPTEEELAEAKAQRKKIVKRVPKGTSEYQAAWIPDEDGEELSECSSDESEDEMSVDEAQSETDSGPDAEDEEEYETITVSEVPDERYDENIDMTEEKEAMENLKNAKLDAKFPDEVDTPQDMLAKQRFQKYRGLESFRTSPWDPEENLPTDYARIYKFENFDRTRKRIFKESREIEGAMPGWYITIHVANVRVDAFSSLGNHPLIVFGLLPNEHKMSVLNVTLKHTGQTYSPVKSKVKLIFQCGFRRFTACPIFSQHTNGNKHKYERYFRPENTVVASMYAPITFPPCPVLCYVEKLNKSLELIATGSVLSVNPDRIVVKRVVLSGHTYKVHKRSAVIRFMFFHREDINWFKPVELRTKYGRRGHIKEPLGTHGHMKCVFNGQLKSQDTILMNLYKRVFPKWTYEPLLLTELQHQNESMNIE; the protein is encoded by the exons atggGAACAACAAAACAAGAAGTACATCGACCTGGTGCATTTAAGCAAGTTAATAAACCACATAAAACGGGTAGACATCGTAGTAAAGGATCAATAAGTAGCGAGGTTAAAG GAAAAGTTGGAgtaaaagttttatcgaaacgTGCCACTAAAAGTCTTGGGAAGCGTGCCCGAAGGCTACAATCTTCACAAATTAGAAAAAACAAGAGAGAGGAGGTGTTGCAGCAAAAAAGGAATTTTGGTGGATTCCATTCTGCACCTATTCTTCTATGTATTATTGCATTACAAAAAGATGTAGATGCTGATAATATATTATCAGTAATAACAAAAGCTGACGAGTCTGCGACTATAATTAGTAGTCCACGTGGTACAATACATTTAAG TGTACCTAGGTTCAAGCAACGCTTTTCTATTGTGGTTGCACCAGTTGGAAATTTGTTCGCGACATTGGATATAGCAAAAATAGCTACCACTGTTCTTTTCGTTGCATCCGCAACAAATAAGTCGGACAATAGTCCCAGATTGGAAGTACTTGATGACTGGGGAAAGGAAATTATTATGCCCTGTGTTGCTCAAGGTTTGACAACTCCGCTAATAGCACTTACAAATGTTGAAAATCTTCACATAAAG AAACGTCAAGATTTCAAAAGCCATGTACAATCCGAACTTTGTAAGTGGCTTCCTAAGGAAGAAGTTTTCCAACTAAGTACCCCCATTgatgcttttaatattttacgacGTATTGGTACTAGAAAACAAAGAACAGTATCTTATAGAAACAATAGAGCTCAGTTGTTAGGAGAAGAAGCAGTATTTAAATGTAATGAA AACTCCACAGAGCTTGGAACTCTAATGATCTCTGGGTATCTCAAGAACGTACCATTATCAGTTAATGGTTTAGTTCATATACCTGAATTGGGAGATTTTCAAATCTCTCAAATTGATGCACCTGGTGATCCATATCCAGTGGAGAAAAAGTTGAAGAAAGATTGTAATGCAATGGACGATGAACCATCTACGCGGGTTCTTGCACGCGCAGATCCAGGGAAACAA gAATCTCTCGAAAGTGAAAATATACTTGACCCTATGGATGCTGAACAAACTTGGCCTACAGAAGAGGAATTAGCCGAAGCCAAAgcacaaaggaaaaaaattgtaaagagaGTTCCAAAAGGAACTTCTGAATATCAAGCAGCTTGGATTCCTGATGAGGATGGAG AGGAATTGAGTGAGTGCTCGAGCGATGAATCAGAAGACGAGATGTCTGTCGATGAAGCACAATCTGAAACGGATAGTGGACCAGACGCAGAAGACGAGGAAGAATACGAGACAATTACTGTGTCCGAAGTTCCTGATGAACGATACGATGAGAATATCGATAtgacagaagaaaaagaagcaatgGAAAACTTGAAGA acgCAAAATTAGACGCAAAATTTCCTGACGAAGTAGATACACCTCAAGATATGTTAGCAAAACAGAGGTTTCAGAAATATCGTGGACTTGAATCATTCAGAACAAGTCCGTGGGATCCGGAAGAAAACCTTCCTACTGATTACGCtagaatatataaatttgaaaattttgatagaacacgaaaacgaatatttaaagaatcgcGGGAAATAGAGGGTGCTATG ccTGGTTGGTATATCACAATTCACGTTGCAAATGTACGCGTAGATGCATTTTCTTCATTGGGAAATCATCCATTAATTGTATTTGGTTTATTACCGAACGAGCACAAAATGTCTGTCTTAAATGTGACATTAAAACATACGGGTCAAACATACAGTCCGGTGAAATCTAAAgtaaaattgatatttcaatGTGGATTTAGGAGATTCACTGCGTGCCCAATATTTAGTCAACACACAAACGGAAACAAACATAAA tatgAGCGGTATTTTCGTCCAGAGAACACTGTCGTAGCAAGCATGTACGCTCCAATTACTTTTCCACCATGCCCAGTATTATGTTACGTTGAAAAACTGAATAAATCATTG GAATTAATTGCAACCGGAAGTGTATTATCTGTGAATCCAGATAGAATAGTTGTAAAACGTGTTGTTCTTAGCGGTCATACGTACAAAGTGCATAAACGATCAGCAGTTATAAGATTTATGTTCTTTCATCGAGAAGATATAAACTGGTTTAAACCAGTTGAACTACGAACGAAATATGGTCGCAGAGGACATATAAAAGAACCATTGG gtaCTCATGGTCATATGAAATGTGTATTTAATGGTCAACTGAAGTCGCAGGACacgattttaatgaatttatacaAAAGAGTATTCCCAAAATGGACATATGAACCTTTGTTGTTAACAGAGTTACAACATCAAAATGAAAGCATGAACATAGAATAA
- the LOC125386559 gene encoding pre-rRNA-processing protein TSR1 homolog: MPNVADFCLGRTGIVLRVLTVYSTSLKSERHVQSKLCKSLPEEEVFKLRTTIDAFNVLRHVGTQKQRAVSYTDKRGHLLGEEVKFKYNENSTELGTLMISGYLKNVPLSVNGLVHIPKLGDFQISQIDAPGDPYPVEKKLKKDCNAMDDEPSTRVLARADPGKQESLESENILDPMDAEQTWPTEEELAEAKAQRKKIVKRVPKGTSEYQAAWIPDEDGEELSECSSDESEDEMSVDEAQSETDSGPDAEDEEEYETITVSEVPDERYDENIDMTEEKEAMENLKSMFIEYTYITLFNMYY; encoded by the exons atgcctaatgttgctgat TTTTGCCTGGGCCGTACTGGTATTGTTCTTCGCGTACTCACCGTATACTCAACTTCGCTGAAGTCGGAGAGACATGTACAATCCAAACTTTGTAAGTCGCTTCCTGAGGAAGAAGTTTTCAAACTAAGAACTACCATTGATGCTTTTAATGTTTTACGACATGTTGGTACTCAAAAGCAAAGAGCTGTATCATATACAGACAAAAGAGGTCATTTGCTAGGAGAAGAAgtgaaattcaaatataatgAA AACTCCACAGAACTTGGAACTCTAATGATCTCTGGGTATCTCAAGAACGTACCATTATCAGTTAATGGTTTAGTTCATATACCTAAATTGGGAGATTTTCAAATCTCTCAAATTGATGCACCTGGTGATCCATATCCAGTGGAGAAAAAGTTGAAGAAAGATTGTAATGCAATGGACGATGAACCATCTACGCGGGTTCTTGCACGCGCAGATCCAGGGAAACAA gaatCTCTCGAAAGTGAAAATATACTTGACCCTATGGATGCTGAACAAACTTGGCCTACAGAAGAGGAATTAGCCGAAGCCAAAgcacaaaggaaaaaaattgtaaagagaGTTCCAAAAGGAACTTCTGAATATCAAGCAGCTTGGATTCCTGATGAGGATGGAG AGGAATTGAGTGAGTGCTCGAGCGATGAATCAGAAGACGAGATGTCTGTTGATGAAGCACAATCTGAAACGGATAGTGGACCAGACGCAGAAGACGAGGAAGAATACGAGACAATTACTGTGTCCGAAGTTCCTGATGAACGATACGATGAGAATATCGATAtgacagaagaaaaagaagcaatgGAAAACTTGAAGAGTATGTTTAtcgaatatacgtatattacattatttaatatgtattattGA
- the LOC125386592 gene encoding pre-rRNA-processing protein TSR1 homolog, which produces MGTTKQEVHRPGAFKQVNKPHKTGRHRSKGSISSEVKGKVGVKVLSKRATKSLGKRARRLQSSQIRKNKREEVLQQKRNFGGFHSAPILLCIIALQKDVDADNILSVITKADESATIISSPRGTIHLSVPRFKQRFSIVVAPVGNLFATLDIAKIATTVLFVASATNKSDNSPRLEVLDDWGKEIIMPCVAQGLTTPLIALTNVENLHIKKRQDFKSHVQSELCKWLPKEEVFQLSTPIDAFNILRRIGTRKQRTVSYRNNRAQLLGEEAVFKCNENSTELGTLMISGYLKNVPLSVNGLVHIPELGDFQISQIDAPGDPYPVEKKLKKDCNAMDDEPSTRVLARADPGKQESLESENILDPMDAEQTWPTEEELAEAKAQRKKIVKRVPKGTSEYQAAWIPDEDGEELSECSSDESEDEMSVDEAQSETDSGPDAEDEEEYETITVSEVPDERYDENIDMTEEKEAMENLKNAKLDAKFPDEVDTPQDMLAKQRFQKYRGLESFRTSPWDPEENLPTDYARIYKFENFDRTRKRIFKESREIEGAMPGWYITIHVANVRVDAFSSLGNHPLIVFGLLPNEHKMSVLNVTLKHTGQTYSPVKSKAKLIFQCGFRRFTACPIFSQHTNGNKHKYERYFRPENTVVASMYAPITFPPCPVLCYVEKLNKSLELIATGSVLSVNPDRIVVKRVVLSGHTYKVHKRSAVIRFMFFHREDINWFKPVELRTKYGRRGHIKEPLGTHGHMKCVFNGQLKSQDTILMNLYKRVFPKWTYEPLLLTELQHQNESMNIE; this is translated from the exons atggGAACAACAAAACAAGAAGTACATCGACCTGGTGCATTTAAGCAAGTTAATAAACCACATAAAACGGGTAGACATCGTAGTAAAGGATCAATAAGTAGCGAGGTTAAAG GAAAAGTTGGAgtaaaagttttatcgaaacgTGCCACTAAAAGTCTTGGGAAGCGTGCCCGAAGGCTACAATCTTCACAAATTAGAAAAAACAAGAGAGAGGAGGTGTTGCAGCAAAAAAGGAATTTTGGTGGATTCCATTCTGCACCTATTCTTCTATGTATTATTGCATTACAAAAAGATGTAGATGCTGATAATATATTATCAGTAATAACAAAAGCTGACGAGTCTGCGACTATAATTAGTAGTCCACGTGGTACAATACATTTAAG TGTACCTAGGTTCAAGCAACGCTTTTCTATTGTGGTTGCACCAGTTGGAAATTTGTTCGCGACATTGGATATAGCAAAAATAGCTACCACTGTTCTTTTCGTTGCATCCGCAACAAATAAGTCGGACAATAGTCCCAGATTGGAAGTACTTGATGACTGGGGAAAGGAAATTATTATGCCCTGTGTTGCTCAAGGTTTGACAACTCCGCTAATAGCACTTACAAATGTTGAAAATCTTCACATAAAG AAACGTCAAGATTTCAAAAGCCATGTACAATCCGAACTTTGTAAGTGGCTTCCTAAGGAAGAAGTTTTCCAACTAAGTACCCCCATTgatgcttttaatattttacgacGTATTGGTACTAGAAAACAAAGAACAGTATCTTATAGAAACAATAGAGCTCAGTTGTTAGGAGAAGAAGCAGTATTTAAATGTAATGAA AACTCCACAGAGCTTGGAACTCTAATGATCTCTGGGTATCTCAAGAACGTACCATTATCAGTTAATGGTTTAGTTCATATACCTGAATTGGGAGATTTTCAAATCTCTCAAATTGATGCACCTGGTGATCCATATCCAGTGGAGAAAAAGTTGAAGAAAGATTGTAATGCAATGGACGATGAACCATCTACGCGGGTTCTTGCACGCGCAGATCCAGGGAAACAA gAATCTCTCGAAAGTGAAAATATACTTGACCCTATGGATGCTGAACAAACTTGGCCTACAGAAGAGGAATTAGCCGAAGCCAAAgcacaaaggaaaaaaattgtaaagagaGTTCCAAAAGGAACTTCTGAATATCAAGCAGCTTGGATTCCTGATGAGGATGGAG AGGAATTGAGTGAGTGCTCGAGCGATGAATCAGAAGACGAGATGTCTGTCGATGAAGCACAATCTGAAACGGATAGTGGACCAGACGCAGAAGACGAGGAAGAATACGAGACAATTACTGTGTCCGAAGTTCCTGATGAACGATACGATGAGAATATCGATAtgacagaagaaaaagaagcaatgGAAAACTTGAAGA acgCAAAATTAGACGCAAAATTTCCTGACGAAGTAGATACACCTCAAGATATGTTAGCAAAACAGAGGTTTCAGAAATATCGTGGACTTGAATCATTCAGAACAAGTCCGTGGGATCCGGAAGAAAACCTTCCTACTGATTACGCtagaatatataaatttgaaaattttgatagaacacgaaaacgaatatttaaagaatcgcGGGAAATAGAGGGTGCTATG ccTGGTTGGTATATCACAATTCACGTTGCAAATGTACGCGTAGATGCATTTTCTTCATTGGGAAATCATCCATTAATTGTATTTGGTTTATTACCGAACGAGCACAAAATGTCTGTCTTAAATGTGACATTAAAACATACGGGTCAAACATACAGTCCGGTGAAATCTAAAGCAAAATTGATATTTCAATGTGGATTTAGGAGATTCACTGCGTGCCCAATATTTAGTCAACACACAAACGGAAACAAACATAAA tatgAGCGGTATTTTCGTCCAGAGAACACTGTCGTAGCAAGCATGTACGCTCCAATTACTTTTCCACCATGCCCAGTATTATGTTACGTTGAAAAACTGAATAAATCATTG GAATTAATTGCAACCGGAAGTGTATTATCTGTGAATCCAGATAGAATAGTTGTAAAACGTGTTGTTCTTAGCGGTCATACGTACAAAGTGCATAAACGATCAGCAGTTATAAGATTTATGTTCTTTCATCGAGAAGATATAAACTGGTTTAAACCAGTTGAACTACGAACGAAATATGGTCGCAGAGGACATATAAAAGAACCATTGG gtaCTCATGGTCATATGAAATGTGTATTTAATGGTCAACTGAAGTCGCAGGACacgattttaatgaatttatacaAAAGAGTATTCCCAAAATGGACATATGAACCTTTGTTGTTAACAGAGTTACAACATCAAAATGAAAGCATGAACATAGAATAA